One window from the genome of Cryptomeria japonica chromosome 6, Sugi_1.0, whole genome shotgun sequence encodes:
- the LOC131030550 gene encoding uncharacterized protein LOC131030550, with protein MGSKNLAIVPLFGFVVLACLLHCDDARKLGPFIQYRSSLVLHFQPHLQNFSVPSYSGEERNPSYIEKEDVVKEKEEDGNEEEEEREGMKEPHPADELLQTHRADGSKSYILGGY; from the exons ATGGGAAGTAAGAATTTGGCCATTGTTCCTCTGTTTGGATTTGTAGTTTTGGCCTGCCTATTACATTGTGATGATGCAAGGAAACTGGGTCCTTTCATACAATACAGATCTTCCTTGGTCTTGCACTTTCAGCCTCATCTGCAAAACTTCTCTG TACCAAGTTATTCTGGAGAGGAGAGAAACCCTTCATATATTGAGAAGGAAGATGTTgtaaaggagaaggaagaagatggtaatgaagaagaagaagaaagagaaggcATGAAAGAGCCTCACCCTGCAGATGAACTTTTGCAGACCCACAGAGCAGATGGATCCAAGTCTTACATATTGGGTGGCTATTAG